In Rutidosis leptorrhynchoides isolate AG116_Rl617_1_P2 chromosome 2, CSIRO_AGI_Rlap_v1, whole genome shotgun sequence, one genomic interval encodes:
- the LOC139887637 gene encoding putative UPF0481 protein At3g02645, protein MLPSISTIPFSSSFIDDQQQWVDRISKTFENNLVVDTDLPICIFQTPENLTTEKPESYVPQHIGLGPIHHFQTERYSKQEQMKLTTAKTMLTPYKITSHFKKVIVTDNLKELVPELRSCYDLYFDVNDDTLAWIFAIDGVFLIDLLIKLSEGDSLQLFEDIVMLENQIPVVVLMEIWTALEQHLSGVCNNSFLSNVLIKIVETRSPLKFSRRLTRIDLDITSRFHLLDCMYHLIVNHNVSAKNQFNRNNFLDDVIDLEDVENAVQMAGDLCPGANAFLQPLLIILKLPWDKIITLIKKLLGENPAVLEIDIPSASELSRIGKTEFCMTPGGIRDVEFDDETNTFYLPILDLKSDSEVILRNLVAYEGLMFTNRTFTNLDFTEYVDIMCGIIDSVKDVRILRDKNIIEGDLEDEEIVKLFNGISKSNLKTDEESGLQKTVARVNKYYGNVPRVKVYHFIKKYFLAWWKVIAIVFSLVNLMLLLFQGVCQFYECNDRVGFGFVRFVSVVGNENNRLFDY, encoded by the coding sequence ATGCTACCTTCAATTTCTACAATCCCATTTTCTTCATCTTTTATTGATGATCAACAACAATGGGTTGATCGAATCAGTAAAACCTTCGAAAACAATCTTGTAGTCGACACCGATCTTCCTATCTGCATCTTCCAAACACCCGAAAACTTAACCACTGAAAAGCCCGAATCTTATGTTCCCCAACATATCGGGTTGGGCCCTATTCACCATTTTCAAACAGAGCGATATAGCAAGCAAGAACAGATGAAACTCACTACTGCAAAAACTATGCTAACACCCTACAAGATCACATCTCATTTCAAGAAAGTAATTGTGACCGATAATCTTAAAGAACTCGTTCCAGAACTTCGTAGCTGCTATGACTTATATTTTGATGTCAATGATGATACGTTAGCATGGATTTTTGCTATTGATGGTGTTTTCTTGATTGATCTTTTGATAAAATTATCAGAAGGAGATTCATTACAGTTATTTGAAGATATTGTGATGCTTGAAAACCAAATCCCAGTTGTGGTTTTAATGGAAATTTGGACTGCTTTAGAGCAACATTTATCCGGTGTTTGTAACAATTCGTTTCTTTCGAATGTGTTGATTAAAATAGTCGAAACTCGATCTCCACTTAAGTTTAGTAGAAGACTAACTCGAATTGATCTTGATATAACAAGCAGGTTTCATTTGCTTGATTGTATGTATCATTTGATCGTAAACCATAACGTGTCTGCGAAAAACCAGTTTAATCGAAACAATTTCTTGGACGATGTAATTGACCTTGAAGATGTGGAAAACGCAGTTCAAATGGCGGGTGATTTATGTCCAGGAGCGAACGCCTTTTTACAACCTCTTTTGATCATCTTGAAATTACCATGGGACAAGATTATAACTTTGATCAAGAAACTTTTGGGTGAAAACCCTGCGGTTCTTGAAATCGATATCCCATCAGCTTCTGAGCTTTCAAGAATCGGAAAGACTGAATTTTGTATGACACCTGGAGGGATACGAGACGTTGAATTTGACGATGAAACGAATACATTTTACCTCCCTATACTTGATTTAAAATCCGATTCAGAAGTTATATTAAGAAACTTGGTGGCATATGAAGGGTTAATGTTCACGAATCGTACGTTTACTAACCTCGATTTCACAGAGTATGTGGATATAATGTGTGGGATTATCGATAGCGTTAAGGACGTTAGAATCCTTCGTGACAAGAATATAATCGAGGGCGATTTAGAAGATGAGGAAATCGTTAAACTTTTTAACGGGATAAGCAAATCGAACTTGAAAACCGATGAGGAGTCAGGTTTACAGAAGACGGTTGCCCGAGTTAACAAGTATTATGGTAACGTGCCACGGGTTAAGGTTTATCATTTTATCAAGAAGTATTTTCTTGCGTGGTGGAAAGTTATCGCGATCGTGTTTAGTCTTGTGAACCTAATGTTGTTGCTTTTTCAAGGAGTGTGTCAGTTTTACGAGTGTAATGACCGAGTCGGGTTTGGTTTTGTCCGGTTTGTGTCTGTTGTCGGGAACGAAAATAACCGGTTATTTGACTACTAG
- the LOC139890591 gene encoding uncharacterized protein, producing the protein MANPTRRTTGSSLRSHSPVKFYTSSSETSSFFQNRSSSPTRINLYGSSSPSNSVSAVRFSIDNRSISVIPRGNNPTAGKKQLQTPKRMCMCSPTSHPGSFRCSLHKNSNNQTNTASYPSNRLNARRSAMTNSLVRIGTVEGGDLVKRALSALIRPSSHQQRRRTSFQRLPSRLSVMITADDYPCL; encoded by the coding sequence ATGGCAAACCCGACCCGTAGAACAACCGGTTCGTCCCTCCGGTCTCACTCTCCTGTAAAATTCTATACATCTTCCTCAGAAACGTCGTCGTTCTTCCAAAACCGTTCTTCGTCACCTACACGCATAAACCTGTACGGATCATCATCACCGTCAAATTCAGTCTCGGCCGTACGTTTCTCTATCGATAACCGTTCGATCTCCGTAATTCCACGTGGCAACAATCCAACGGCAGGAAAGAAGCAGTTACAGACGCCAAAAAGGATGTGTATGTGTTCACCTACGTCACATCCAGGTTCATTCAGATGCAGTTTGCATAAAAACTCGAACAATCAAACTAATACGGCGTCGTATCCTTCAAATCGGTTGAACGCGCGGCGTTCGGCAATGACAAATTCGTTAGTACGTATAGGTACGGTTGAAGGCGGTGATTTGGTTAAACGAGCGTTATCGGCGTTAATTCGGCCGTCGTCACATCAACAAAGACGGCGAACGTCGTTTCAACGATTGCCTAGTCGGTTATCCGTCATGATTACAGCTGATGATTATCCGTGTTTGTGA
- the LOC139887635 gene encoding putative UPF0481 protein At3g02645: MKEKQPINSITNVNIGKQGWVDHISKNFNEEVGIDISNIPVCVFNVPKSISRFKPEAYVPQAIAIGPYHHFETHLYQMERYKVAVVKAFLNPDQVRSFGPLVIERLKKIEPMIRACYHKYLDLDDEMLAWIIAIDGLFLLDLFKHYGEMEPYIPKRLLHYDTLYRDVMVLENQIPLVILNELQMIINGDPDLLPMLIGFCEVHSPLKLTRDSSYSIGDTSYLHLLDLMYHLIVNNESHKHDSLETCHGERSNVMHNVPKKDHIIRGHMDEIIEMGQKLGKIRKFGKAISVMVSIPWDKISNLLGIQIRDKLDEEGDDHPRAIEINIPSVSSLSKYGRINFIPTNGGIRDAKFVSNEATLYVPVITLDTYSDVVLRNLVAYEVATSSSTMELSQYVDLMSGMIDTEEDVMLLKGKGIIEGNMTNTKIVEFFNGMNKLNESVKSNEIVEQLNEYYNRRLRIKVWKYMKKRMRGSRKVLTIVLTILACMLMIVYSFCEVYGCPKLFNKVT, encoded by the coding sequence ATGAAAGAAAAACAACCCATCAATTCGATTACGAATGTGAATATTGGCAAACAAGGATGGGTGGATCATATCAGTAAGAATTTCAATGAAGAGGTTGGGATCGACATTAGTAATATTCCTGTTTGTGTTTTTAATGTTCCAAAATCCATAAGTCGTTTCAAACCCGAAGCCTATGTACCTCAAGCTATCGCTATAGGACCTTATCATCATTTCGAGACTCATCTCTATCAAATGGAGAGGTACAAAGTTGCAGTTGTTAAAGCATTCTTGAATCCTGATCAAGTTCGATCCTTTGGGCCGTTGGTGATAGAACGGCTCAAAAAGATCGAGCCCATGATTCGTGCATGCTACCACAAGTATCTAGACCTTGATGATGAGATGTTAGCTTGGATCATCGCAATTGATGGCCTGTTTTTGCTTGATCTTTTTAAGCATTATGGCGAAATGGAGCCATACATACCAAAAAGATTGTTGCACTACGATACTCTTTATAGAGACGTAATGGTACTCGAAAACCAAATCCCCTTGGTGATCTTGAATGAACTACAAATGATCATCAATGGTGATCCTGATTTACTCCCAATGTTGATAGGTTTTTGTGAGGTACATTCTCCTCTTAAATTAACTCGCGATTCAAGTTATTCTATTGGAGATACAAGTTATTTACATTTGCTTGATCTTATGTACCATTTAATCGTTAATAACGAATCACATAAACATGATTCTCTTGAAACATGTCATGGGGAACGATCTAACGTCATGCACAATGTACCAAAGAAAGATCATATTATCCGCGGACATATGGACGAGATAATTGAAATGGGCCAAAAATTGGGCAAGATAAGAAAATTTGGGAAAGCAATCAGTGTTATGGTAAGCATCCCATGGGACAAAATATCGAATTTACTTGGAATACAAATTCGCGATAAGTTAGACGAAGAAGGTGATGATCATCCTCGTGCAATCGAAATTAATATCCCTTCTGTCTCATCTTTAAGCAAATACGGACGGATCAACTTTATCCCTACGAATGGAGGTATTAGGGACGCTAAGTTTGTATCAAACGAAGCCACGTTATACGTTCCAGTCATCACTCTTGACACATATTCAGATGTTGTGTTACGAAATCTGGTTGCTTATGAAGTGGCAACATCAAGTTCAACAATGGAATTGAGTCAATACGTTGACTTGATGAGTGGGATGATAGACACTGAGGAAGATGTTATGTTGCTCAAGGGTAAGGGCATAATCGAAGGCAATATGACGAACACAAAGATTGTCGAATTCTTCAATGGGATGAACAAGTTGAATGAGAGTGTTAAGAGTAACGAAATTGTTGAACAACTTAATGAGTATTACAACAGAAGGTTGAGGATTAAGGTATGGAAGTACATGAAGAAACGAATGCGTGGTTCACGAAAAGTTTTAACTATTGTTCTTACAATTTTGGCATGTATGTTGATGATTGTTTACTCGTTTTGTGAAGTTTATGGTTGTCCTAAATTGTTTAACAAAGTAACATAG